A genomic stretch from Centroberyx gerrardi isolate f3 chromosome 10, fCenGer3.hap1.cur.20231027, whole genome shotgun sequence includes:
- the upf3a gene encoding regulator of nonsense transcripts 3A isoform X1, translated as MRSEKDQMTGGREKSVVEIQFRDIPREQDSNPGNSKQKEEKKEVFTKVVIRRLPPSLSKDQLEEQLSPLPSYDYFEFFPADQSLYPHLFSRAYINFKNPEDILLFRDRFDGYVFIDNKGQEYPAVVEFAPFQKISKKKLKKKDAKAGSIEEDPEYKRFLENYSCDEEKSMANPEILLGEIEAKTRELIAKRTTPLLEYIKNKKIEKQRIREEKREERRRRELEKKRQREEEKRKRREEERRKRKETEKQKKLSEKEIKIKLLKKSDRDDDVDSDRLKDKSDVGETERGKWEKSGGQIKSKDHKDNRGQPESDKEQREQHGRRQRDKDHRGKDEERKRQRHHYDFDKFMRRKDETKWGKGYCQDRAKKEGHHHGYSYCPDSGDKLGKEDREDMGSRKERLRNKVSEKDRPAMQLYQPGARNRKRMSSAGKGYDCIPVGHSPERGTEHCYEVVAMGAGLEKSRDE; from the exons ATGAGGTCTGAAAAGGACCAAATGACCGGAGGCAGGGAGAAAAGCGTCGTCGAGATACAATTTAGAGACATCCCGAGAGAACAAGACAGCAACCCCGGTAATTCCaagcagaaagaagagaagaaagaggttTTTACAAAG GTGGTAATTCGAAGGCTTCCGCCAAGCCTGTCAAAAGACCAGCTAGAAGAACAGCTCAGTCCGCTTCCATCCTATGACTATTTTGAGTTCTTTCCAGCTGATCAAAG tcTCTATCCCCACCTGTTCTCCAGAGCATATATCAATTTTAAAAACCCTGAAGATATCCTCCTGTTTAGGGACCGCTTTGATGGTTATGTCTTCATTGACAACAAAG GCCAGGAGTATCCGGCAGTGGTAGAGTTCGCCCCCTTCCAGAAAATCTCCAAGAAGAAGCTCAAAAAGAAAGATGCCAAGGCCGGGAGCATTGAGGAAG ATCCAGAATACAAGCGGTTCCTGGAGAACTACTCCTGTGATGAGGAGAAGTCGATGGCCAACCCCGAGATCCTGCTGGGAGAGATAGAGGCCAAGACCAGAGAGCTCATAG CCAAAAGAACAACACCACTGTTGGAATACATCAAGAATAAGAAGATTGAGAAACag AGgataagagaggagaagagagaggagaggagaagaagagagctaGAAAAGAAACggcaaagggaggaggagaagagaaagcggcgagaggaggagagacgcaAACGAAAAGAGACTGAAAAGCAGAAGAAACTGTCAGAAAAAGAGATCAAAATCAAG CTCCTGAAGAAGAGTGACAGGGACGACGATGTGGATTCAGACCGGTTGAAGGACAAAAGCGACGTTGGGGAGACAGAAAGGGGCAAATGGGAGAAATCTGGTGGACAAATAAAGTCAAAGGACCACAAGGACAA TAGAGGTCAGCCTGAGAGTGACaaggagcagagggagcagcACGGCCGCAGACAGCGAGACAAGGACCACCGCGggaaagatgaggagaggaaacgcCAACGACACCACTATGATTTTGACAAGTTTATGCGCCGCAAAGATGAGACCAAATGGGGCAAGGGCTACTGCCAGGACAGAGCCAAGAAAGAGGGGCACCATCATGGCTACTCCTACTGTCCCGACAGCGGGGACAAACTGGGAAAAGAGGACAGGGAGGACATGGGTAGCAGGAAGGAGCGCCTCCGAAACAAGGTGAGCGAGAAG GACCGTCCAGCCATGCAGCTCTACCAGCCCGGTGCGCGCAACCGCAAGCGTATGAGCTCAGCAGGCAAAGGTTACGACTGCATCCCTGTGGGACACTCGCCCGAGCGCGGGACGGAGCATTGCTATGAGGTCGTCGCTATGGGAGCAGGGCTGGAGAAGAGTCGGGATGAGTAG
- the asmtl gene encoding putative bifunctional dTTP/UTP pyrophosphatase/methyltransferase protein isoform X1 yields MVLNPVISKLTGKLVVLASASPRRLEILTNVGLRFEVVPSWFKETLDKRVFKAPYEYAVETARQKALEVAKRMPFKHLKTPDIVIGADTIVTVDGLILEKPVDKHDAYRMLSRLSGKEHSVFTGVAIVLCHKKESEEIDYQMIDFYEETKVKFADLSEDMLWEYINSGEPMDKAGGYGIQALGGMLVEYVHGDFLNVVGFPLNHFCKQLDLIYNHHPTSLDLESASASLSHSSTQTTPTLANPPASPAAQPSHSPSSSGKHSSPPSPTPTSQAHHTQSSPSASPAHKVKRKGSESGVSESSWTLVNSLSKQSDGREAGLKDADRTTLTPVTSRGPSIELNLMEHEDSEDNKEGLQRMIELMDGFKASKALFTASKMRVFDLLQSRPGLDAAQMAQEIKASVKGTECLLEACVSLGLLESQERSYQKPVYDNSDLARRFLLSDAPWSLQGYIEHCNELVWPLFSHLESAVREGTNQHQKAFGKKSNDLFQDAYYNRHEVKLRFMNAMHSIAKATGRAVATAFDLSSFKTACDLGGCTGAMAYEFAKAHPGLSVTVFDLPGVVEMSGHFRPLVIDNRVSFVAGDFFKDKLPKADLYILARILHDWSDEKVHTLLSKISDACAPGCGLLVSEIFLDEDRRGPSRGLLQALSMSEGKQRSATEYSLLLKSHGFTTAHVRHTDNLLDSVLCMKE; encoded by the exons ATGGTGCTCAACCCTGTGATTTCCAAGCTCACCGGCAAGCTGGTGGTGCTGGCCAGCGCTTCTCCTAGGAGGCTGGAGATCCTCACCAATGTG GGCTTACGGTTTGAGGTGGTGCCGTCCTGGTTCAAAGAAACCCTCGATAAGAGAGTTTTCAAAGCACCCTATGAGTATGCTGTTGAGACAGCCAGGCAGAAGGCTCTGGAGGTGGCCAAGAGGATGCCCTTT AAACACCTGAAGACTCCAGACATTGTAATTGGAGCAGACACTATTGTG ACTGTAGATGGCTTGATTCTGGAGAAGCCAGTGGACAAGCACGATGCTTACCGGATGCTGTCAAG GTTGAGTGGTAAAGAGCACAGTGTTTTCACTGGAGTAGCTATTGTCCTCTGCcacaagaaagaaa GTGAAGAGATTGATTACCAGATGATCGACTTCTACGAAGAAACAAAGGTGAAGTTTGCTGATCTGTCAGAAGATATGCTCTGGGAGTACATCAATAGCGGTGAACCCAT GGACAAAGCTGGCGGCTATGGCATTCAGGCTCTGGGCGGCATGCTGGTAGAGTACGTCCATGGAGACTTCCTCAATGTGGTGGGTTTCCCCCTCAACCACTTCTGCAAGCAACTGGACCTCATTTACAACCACCATCCCACCTCCTTGGACCTGGAAAGTGCCTCTGCCAGCCTGAGCCACAGCAGCACTCAGACCACCCCGACACTCGCTAACCCCCCGGCCAGCCCAGCGGCCCAACCCAGCCACAGTCCCAGCTCTTCAGGCAAACACAGCTCCCCACCCAGCCCCACACCCACCAGCCAAGCACACCACACCCAAAGCAGCCCGTCAGCCAGTCCGGCCCATAAG GTGAAAAGGAAGGGCAGTGAAAGTGGAGTGAGTGAGAGTTCCTGGACGTTGGTCAACAGCCTGTCAAAGCAGTCAGACGGTAGAGAGGCAGGGCTTAAAGACGCTGACCGCACAACATTAACTCCGGTGACCAGCAGAGGGCCCTCGATTGAGCTGAACTTGATGGAGCATGAGGACAGTGAAGATAACAAAGAGGGCTTGCAGCGAATGATTGAACTGATGGACGGATTCAAAGCCTCGAAG GCGTTGTTTACAGCATCCAAGATGCGTGTGTTCGACCTGCTGCAGAGCCGGCCGGGGCTGGATGCTGCACAGATGGCCCAGGAGATCAAAGCCTCTGTGAAGGGGACTGAATGCCTGCTGGAGGCCTGTGTGTCTCTGGGACTGCTGGAGAGCCAGGAGAGAT CATACCAGAAGCCGGTGTATGACAACTCAGACCTGGCCAGGCGGTTTTTGCTGTCAGACGCTCCTTGGTCGCTGCAGGGCTACATCGAGCACTGCAACGAGCTGGTGTGGCCCCTCTTCTCCCACCTGGAGAGCGCTGTGAGGGAGGGAACCAACCAGCACCAGAAGGCCTTCGGCAAGAAATCGAACGATCTGTTTCAG gatGCGTACTACAACAGGCATGAAGTCAAACTGAGATTCATGAATGCCATGCACAGCATCGCCAAAGCTACAGGAAGAGCCGTGGCAACAGCCTTTGACCTCTCCAGTTTTAAAACGGCTTGTGACCTCGGAG gatgCACTGGTGCCATGGCCTATGAGTTTGCCAAAGCCCACCCTGGGTTATCGGTGACGGTGTTTGACTTGCCAGGCGTTGTGGAGATGAGCGGTCATTTCCGCCCACTGGTCATAGACAACAGGGTGTCGTTTGTAGCAG GAGACTTCTTCAAAGACAAGCTGCCCAAAGCAGACTTGTACATCCTGGCAAGAATTCTCCATGACTGGTCTGATGAGAAAGTGCATACCTTGCTGAGTAAAATTTCAGATGCGTGCGCACCAG GATGCGGACTCCTGGTGAGTGAGATCTTCCTGGACGAAGACAGACGGGGCCCGAGTCGCGGGCTGCTCCAGGCCCTCAGCATGAGCGAGGGGAAGCAGAGGAGCGCCACAGAATACAGCCTCCTGCTGAAGAGCCACGGCTTCACAACAGCTCACGTCAGACACACAGATAACCTCCTGGATAGCGTGCTCTGCATGAAAGAGTGA
- the asmtl gene encoding putative bifunctional dTTP/UTP pyrophosphatase/methyltransferase protein isoform X2, with the protein MVLNPVISKLTGKLVVLASASPRRLEILTNVGLRFEVVPSWFKETLDKRVFKAPYEYAVETARQKALEVAKRMPFKHLKTPDIVIGADTIVTVDGLILEKPVDKHDAYRMLSRLSGKEHSVFTGVAIVLCHKKESEEIDYQMIDFYEETKVKFADLSEDMLWEYINSGEPMDKAGGYGIQALGGMLVEYVHGDFLNVVGFPLNHFCKQLDLIYNHHPTSLDLESASASLSHSSTQTTPTLANPPASPAAQPSHSPSSSGKHSSPPSPTPTSQAHHTQSSPSASPAHKVKRKGSESGVSESSWTLVNSLSKQSDGREAGLKDADRTTLTPVTSRGPSIELNLMEHEDSEDNKEGLQRMIELMDGFKASKALFTASKMRVFDLLQSRPGLDAAQMAQEIKASVKGTECLLEACVSLGLLESQERSYQKPVYDNSDLARRFLLSDAPWSLQGYIEHCNELVWPLFSHLESAVREGTNQHQKAFGKKSNDLFQDAYYNRHEVKLRFMNAMHSIAKATGRAVATAFDLSSFKTACDLGGCTGAMAYEFAKAHPGLSVTVFDLPGVVEMSGHFRPLVIDNRVSFVAGDFFKDKLPKADLYILARILHDWSDEKVHTLLSKISDACAPGCAVLIAETMLDGSTPYPALQSLNMLAQTEGMERTESQYTNLLSKHGFGDIRVVHTQNFLDAVIGIKM; encoded by the exons ATGGTGCTCAACCCTGTGATTTCCAAGCTCACCGGCAAGCTGGTGGTGCTGGCCAGCGCTTCTCCTAGGAGGCTGGAGATCCTCACCAATGTG GGCTTACGGTTTGAGGTGGTGCCGTCCTGGTTCAAAGAAACCCTCGATAAGAGAGTTTTCAAAGCACCCTATGAGTATGCTGTTGAGACAGCCAGGCAGAAGGCTCTGGAGGTGGCCAAGAGGATGCCCTTT AAACACCTGAAGACTCCAGACATTGTAATTGGAGCAGACACTATTGTG ACTGTAGATGGCTTGATTCTGGAGAAGCCAGTGGACAAGCACGATGCTTACCGGATGCTGTCAAG GTTGAGTGGTAAAGAGCACAGTGTTTTCACTGGAGTAGCTATTGTCCTCTGCcacaagaaagaaa GTGAAGAGATTGATTACCAGATGATCGACTTCTACGAAGAAACAAAGGTGAAGTTTGCTGATCTGTCAGAAGATATGCTCTGGGAGTACATCAATAGCGGTGAACCCAT GGACAAAGCTGGCGGCTATGGCATTCAGGCTCTGGGCGGCATGCTGGTAGAGTACGTCCATGGAGACTTCCTCAATGTGGTGGGTTTCCCCCTCAACCACTTCTGCAAGCAACTGGACCTCATTTACAACCACCATCCCACCTCCTTGGACCTGGAAAGTGCCTCTGCCAGCCTGAGCCACAGCAGCACTCAGACCACCCCGACACTCGCTAACCCCCCGGCCAGCCCAGCGGCCCAACCCAGCCACAGTCCCAGCTCTTCAGGCAAACACAGCTCCCCACCCAGCCCCACACCCACCAGCCAAGCACACCACACCCAAAGCAGCCCGTCAGCCAGTCCGGCCCATAAG GTGAAAAGGAAGGGCAGTGAAAGTGGAGTGAGTGAGAGTTCCTGGACGTTGGTCAACAGCCTGTCAAAGCAGTCAGACGGTAGAGAGGCAGGGCTTAAAGACGCTGACCGCACAACATTAACTCCGGTGACCAGCAGAGGGCCCTCGATTGAGCTGAACTTGATGGAGCATGAGGACAGTGAAGATAACAAAGAGGGCTTGCAGCGAATGATTGAACTGATGGACGGATTCAAAGCCTCGAAG GCGTTGTTTACAGCATCCAAGATGCGTGTGTTCGACCTGCTGCAGAGCCGGCCGGGGCTGGATGCTGCACAGATGGCCCAGGAGATCAAAGCCTCTGTGAAGGGGACTGAATGCCTGCTGGAGGCCTGTGTGTCTCTGGGACTGCTGGAGAGCCAGGAGAGAT CATACCAGAAGCCGGTGTATGACAACTCAGACCTGGCCAGGCGGTTTTTGCTGTCAGACGCTCCTTGGTCGCTGCAGGGCTACATCGAGCACTGCAACGAGCTGGTGTGGCCCCTCTTCTCCCACCTGGAGAGCGCTGTGAGGGAGGGAACCAACCAGCACCAGAAGGCCTTCGGCAAGAAATCGAACGATCTGTTTCAG gatGCGTACTACAACAGGCATGAAGTCAAACTGAGATTCATGAATGCCATGCACAGCATCGCCAAAGCTACAGGAAGAGCCGTGGCAACAGCCTTTGACCTCTCCAGTTTTAAAACGGCTTGTGACCTCGGAG gatgCACTGGTGCCATGGCCTATGAGTTTGCCAAAGCCCACCCTGGGTTATCGGTGACGGTGTTTGACTTGCCAGGCGTTGTGGAGATGAGCGGTCATTTCCGCCCACTGGTCATAGACAACAGGGTGTCGTTTGTAGCAG GAGACTTCTTCAAAGACAAGCTGCCCAAAGCAGACTTGTACATCCTGGCAAGAATTCTCCATGACTGGTCTGATGAGAAAGTGCATACCTTGCTGAGTAAAATTTCAGATGCGTGCGCACCAG GCTGTGCGGTGCTAATAGCTGAGACCATGTTGGATGGATCGACCCCCTACCCTGCTCTGCAGTCTCTTAATATGCTGGCCCAGACTGAGGGAATggaaaggacagagagccagtaTACAAACCTGCTGAGCAAACATGGCTTTGGGGACATACGTGTGGTTCACACTCAGAACTTTCTGGATGCTGttattggcattaaaatgtAG
- the asmtl gene encoding putative bifunctional dTTP/UTP pyrophosphatase/methyltransferase protein isoform X3: MVLNPVISKLTGKLVVLASASPRRLEILTNVGLRFEVVPSWFKETLDKRVFKAPYEYAVETARQKALEVAKRMPFKHLKTPDIVIGADTIVTVDGLILEKPVDKHDAYRMLSRLSGKEHSVFTGVAIVLCHKKESEEIDYQMIDFYEETKVKFADLSEDMLWEYINSGEPMDKAGGYGIQALGGMLVEYVHGDFLNVVGFPLNHFCKQLDLIYNHHPTSLDLESASASLSHSSTQTTPTLANPPASPAAQPSHSPSSSGKHSSPPSPTPTSQAHHTQSSPSASPAHKVKRKGSESGVSESSWTLVNSLSKQSDGREAGLKDADRTTLTPVTSRGPSIELNLMEHEDSEDNKEGLQRMIELMDGFKASKSRPGLDAAQMAQEIKASVKGTECLLEACVSLGLLESQERSYQKPVYDNSDLARRFLLSDAPWSLQGYIEHCNELVWPLFSHLESAVREGTNQHQKAFGKKSNDLFQDAYYNRHEVKLRFMNAMHSIAKATGRAVATAFDLSSFKTACDLGGCTGAMAYEFAKAHPGLSVTVFDLPGVVEMSGHFRPLVIDNRVSFVAGDFFKDKLPKADLYILARILHDWSDEKVHTLLSKISDACAPGCGLLVSEIFLDEDRRGPSRGLLQALSMSEGKQRSATEYSLLLKSHGFTTAHVRHTDNLLDSVLCMKE, encoded by the exons ATGGTGCTCAACCCTGTGATTTCCAAGCTCACCGGCAAGCTGGTGGTGCTGGCCAGCGCTTCTCCTAGGAGGCTGGAGATCCTCACCAATGTG GGCTTACGGTTTGAGGTGGTGCCGTCCTGGTTCAAAGAAACCCTCGATAAGAGAGTTTTCAAAGCACCCTATGAGTATGCTGTTGAGACAGCCAGGCAGAAGGCTCTGGAGGTGGCCAAGAGGATGCCCTTT AAACACCTGAAGACTCCAGACATTGTAATTGGAGCAGACACTATTGTG ACTGTAGATGGCTTGATTCTGGAGAAGCCAGTGGACAAGCACGATGCTTACCGGATGCTGTCAAG GTTGAGTGGTAAAGAGCACAGTGTTTTCACTGGAGTAGCTATTGTCCTCTGCcacaagaaagaaa GTGAAGAGATTGATTACCAGATGATCGACTTCTACGAAGAAACAAAGGTGAAGTTTGCTGATCTGTCAGAAGATATGCTCTGGGAGTACATCAATAGCGGTGAACCCAT GGACAAAGCTGGCGGCTATGGCATTCAGGCTCTGGGCGGCATGCTGGTAGAGTACGTCCATGGAGACTTCCTCAATGTGGTGGGTTTCCCCCTCAACCACTTCTGCAAGCAACTGGACCTCATTTACAACCACCATCCCACCTCCTTGGACCTGGAAAGTGCCTCTGCCAGCCTGAGCCACAGCAGCACTCAGACCACCCCGACACTCGCTAACCCCCCGGCCAGCCCAGCGGCCCAACCCAGCCACAGTCCCAGCTCTTCAGGCAAACACAGCTCCCCACCCAGCCCCACACCCACCAGCCAAGCACACCACACCCAAAGCAGCCCGTCAGCCAGTCCGGCCCATAAG GTGAAAAGGAAGGGCAGTGAAAGTGGAGTGAGTGAGAGTTCCTGGACGTTGGTCAACAGCCTGTCAAAGCAGTCAGACGGTAGAGAGGCAGGGCTTAAAGACGCTGACCGCACAACATTAACTCCGGTGACCAGCAGAGGGCCCTCGATTGAGCTGAACTTGATGGAGCATGAGGACAGTGAAGATAACAAAGAGGGCTTGCAGCGAATGATTGAACTGATGGACGGATTCAAAGCCTCGAAG AGCCGGCCGGGGCTGGATGCTGCACAGATGGCCCAGGAGATCAAAGCCTCTGTGAAGGGGACTGAATGCCTGCTGGAGGCCTGTGTGTCTCTGGGACTGCTGGAGAGCCAGGAGAGAT CATACCAGAAGCCGGTGTATGACAACTCAGACCTGGCCAGGCGGTTTTTGCTGTCAGACGCTCCTTGGTCGCTGCAGGGCTACATCGAGCACTGCAACGAGCTGGTGTGGCCCCTCTTCTCCCACCTGGAGAGCGCTGTGAGGGAGGGAACCAACCAGCACCAGAAGGCCTTCGGCAAGAAATCGAACGATCTGTTTCAG gatGCGTACTACAACAGGCATGAAGTCAAACTGAGATTCATGAATGCCATGCACAGCATCGCCAAAGCTACAGGAAGAGCCGTGGCAACAGCCTTTGACCTCTCCAGTTTTAAAACGGCTTGTGACCTCGGAG gatgCACTGGTGCCATGGCCTATGAGTTTGCCAAAGCCCACCCTGGGTTATCGGTGACGGTGTTTGACTTGCCAGGCGTTGTGGAGATGAGCGGTCATTTCCGCCCACTGGTCATAGACAACAGGGTGTCGTTTGTAGCAG GAGACTTCTTCAAAGACAAGCTGCCCAAAGCAGACTTGTACATCCTGGCAAGAATTCTCCATGACTGGTCTGATGAGAAAGTGCATACCTTGCTGAGTAAAATTTCAGATGCGTGCGCACCAG GATGCGGACTCCTGGTGAGTGAGATCTTCCTGGACGAAGACAGACGGGGCCCGAGTCGCGGGCTGCTCCAGGCCCTCAGCATGAGCGAGGGGAAGCAGAGGAGCGCCACAGAATACAGCCTCCTGCTGAAGAGCCACGGCTTCACAACAGCTCACGTCAGACACACAGATAACCTCCTGGATAGCGTGCTCTGCATGAAAGAGTGA
- the upf3a gene encoding regulator of nonsense transcripts 3A isoform X2, whose amino-acid sequence MRSEKDQMTGGREKSVVEIQFRDIPREQDSNPGNSKQKEEKKEVFTKVVIRRLPPSLSKDQLEEQLSPLPSYDYFEFFPADQSLYPHLFSRAYINFKNPEDILLFRDRFDGYVFIDNKGQEYPAVVEFAPFQKISKKKLKKKDAKAGSIEEDPEYKRFLENYSCDEEKSMANPEILLGEIEAKTRELIAKRTTPLLEYIKNKKIEKQRIREEKREERRRRELEKKRQREEEKRKRREEERRKRKETEKQKKLSEKEIKIKLLKKSDRDDDVDSDRLKDKSDVGETERGKWEKSGGQIKSKDHKDNRGQPESDKEQREQHGRRQRDKDHRGKDEERKRQRHHYDFDKFMRRKDETKWGKGYCQDRAKKEGHHHGYSYCPDSGDKLGKEDREDMGSRKERLRNKDRPAMQLYQPGARNRKRMSSAGKGYDCIPVGHSPERGTEHCYEVVAMGAGLEKSRDE is encoded by the exons ATGAGGTCTGAAAAGGACCAAATGACCGGAGGCAGGGAGAAAAGCGTCGTCGAGATACAATTTAGAGACATCCCGAGAGAACAAGACAGCAACCCCGGTAATTCCaagcagaaagaagagaagaaagaggttTTTACAAAG GTGGTAATTCGAAGGCTTCCGCCAAGCCTGTCAAAAGACCAGCTAGAAGAACAGCTCAGTCCGCTTCCATCCTATGACTATTTTGAGTTCTTTCCAGCTGATCAAAG tcTCTATCCCCACCTGTTCTCCAGAGCATATATCAATTTTAAAAACCCTGAAGATATCCTCCTGTTTAGGGACCGCTTTGATGGTTATGTCTTCATTGACAACAAAG GCCAGGAGTATCCGGCAGTGGTAGAGTTCGCCCCCTTCCAGAAAATCTCCAAGAAGAAGCTCAAAAAGAAAGATGCCAAGGCCGGGAGCATTGAGGAAG ATCCAGAATACAAGCGGTTCCTGGAGAACTACTCCTGTGATGAGGAGAAGTCGATGGCCAACCCCGAGATCCTGCTGGGAGAGATAGAGGCCAAGACCAGAGAGCTCATAG CCAAAAGAACAACACCACTGTTGGAATACATCAAGAATAAGAAGATTGAGAAACag AGgataagagaggagaagagagaggagaggagaagaagagagctaGAAAAGAAACggcaaagggaggaggagaagagaaagcggcgagaggaggagagacgcaAACGAAAAGAGACTGAAAAGCAGAAGAAACTGTCAGAAAAAGAGATCAAAATCAAG CTCCTGAAGAAGAGTGACAGGGACGACGATGTGGATTCAGACCGGTTGAAGGACAAAAGCGACGTTGGGGAGACAGAAAGGGGCAAATGGGAGAAATCTGGTGGACAAATAAAGTCAAAGGACCACAAGGACAA TAGAGGTCAGCCTGAGAGTGACaaggagcagagggagcagcACGGCCGCAGACAGCGAGACAAGGACCACCGCGggaaagatgaggagaggaaacgcCAACGACACCACTATGATTTTGACAAGTTTATGCGCCGCAAAGATGAGACCAAATGGGGCAAGGGCTACTGCCAGGACAGAGCCAAGAAAGAGGGGCACCATCATGGCTACTCCTACTGTCCCGACAGCGGGGACAAACTGGGAAAAGAGGACAGGGAGGACATGGGTAGCAGGAAGGAGCGCCTCCGAAACAAG GACCGTCCAGCCATGCAGCTCTACCAGCCCGGTGCGCGCAACCGCAAGCGTATGAGCTCAGCAGGCAAAGGTTACGACTGCATCCCTGTGGGACACTCGCCCGAGCGCGGGACGGAGCATTGCTATGAGGTCGTCGCTATGGGAGCAGGGCTGGAGAAGAGTCGGGATGAGTAG
- the p2ry8 gene encoding P2Y purinoceptor 8, with product MLLQSSLKPLSVCLNPGTQVTRGHSRPIMSGASNSTGLDNATLSLFENFNASVTISIIYIIVTIINLAGNGISMWLLLFRTSPKTPSIIFMINLTLTDLALGTALPFQIAYQFQGYDWTLGPSMCRFLTLVFFSNMYCSILTMTAIGVDRYLGIVRPMLFRQTRERKSIAVIGCLFMWGLVLAVLYPMMTTDLTFYIPELGITTCFDVLKRDMLPSTAAWATFLFTLSFVLFLFPFCVTTFCYISVIRKLARDSKTAQKDKAIRLAVIVLLVFTVCFAPSNILLLAHTVQRLFYKKSLYMAYKLSLSFSCLNSCLDPFIYYFASKDFRQKLRQMLRLRSLSSVDATKVERKESLYSAHYTSNGQEGQHSKVFDPL from the exons aTGCTACTGCAATCCTCACTGAAGCCTTTGTCCGTCTGTCTAAACCCTGGCACACAGGTAACGAGAGGCCACTCCCGTCCCATCATGTCGGGGGCTTCCAACAGCACCGGGCTAGACAACGCCACCCTGTCCCTGTTTGAGAACTTCAACGCCAGCGTCACCATCTCCATCATCTACATCATCGTCACTATTATCAACCTAGCGGGGAACGGCATCTCCATGTGGCTCCTCCTCTTCCGCACCTCCCCCAAGACTCCCTCCATCATCTTCATGATCAACCTGACCCTCACCGACCTGGCCCTGGGGACGGCCCTGCCCTTCCAGATCGCCTACCAGTTCCAAGGCTACGACTGGACTCTGGGACCCAGCATGTGCAG GTTCCTGACCCTTGTTTTCTTCTCCAACATGTACTGCTCCATCCTGACCATGACGGCCATCGGCGTCGACCGCTACCTGGGCATCGTCAGGCCCATGCTGTTCAGACAGACCAGGGAGAGGAAGTCCATCGCCGTCATCGGCTGCCTCTTCATGTGGGGCTTGGTCCTGGCCGTTCTGTACCCGATGATGACCACAGACCTGACCTTCTACATTCCCGAGCTGGGAATCACCACCTGTTTTGACGTGCTGAAGAGGGACATGCTCCCGTCCACAGCGGCCTGGGCGACCTTCCTCTTCACCCTGTCGttcgtcctcttcctcttccctttctgCGTCACCACGTTCTGCTACATCAGTGTCATACGCAAGCTGGCCAGAGACTCCAAGACGGCCCAGAAGGACAAAGCTATACGTCTGGCCGTCATTGTTCTCCTGGTCTTCACCGTCTGCTTTGCTCCCAGCAACATCCTCCTCTTGGCCCACACTGTGCAACGGCTCTTCTATAAAAAGTCTCTCTATATGGCCTAcaagctgtctctctctttcagctgcCTGAACAGCTGCCTCGATCCGTTCATCTACTACTTTGCTTCCAAAGATTTCCGACAAAAGCTGAGGCAGATGCTGAGGCTGAGGAGCCTGAGCAGTGTGGACGCCACGAAGGTGGAGCGTAAAGAGAGCCTCTACTCAGCACATTACACTTCCAATGGGCAAGAGGGACAGCACAGCAAGGTCTTTGATCCCCTGTGA